The Corylus avellana chromosome ca8, CavTom2PMs-1.0 genome has a segment encoding these proteins:
- the LOC132189540 gene encoding putative pentatricopeptide repeat-containing protein At1g12700, mitochondrial — translation MGTISKSTNSLAFFFNHYSHLRVSSNAQIFYYYCRCFSATSAKNPNSGRRNVESPNQFLKSVRDRCRSRSFRNLDDALGVFDRMLHMHPLPSLMDFNQLLSAIARMKHHSTVITLIKEMELSGIAPDDYILTVLINCFCHLNRMDFGFSILARILKLGLQPNCIILTTLVKGFCIQGKITEAVKLVNKMEKIGYKPDIVTYGTIVNCLCKIGKTGEAIGLLRKMEERNLELNVVLYSTIIDSLCKDRLVTEALIIFSEMTNRGIQPDVLTYTSLIQGLCNFGRWKEATKLWNEMGERKIMPDLHTFSILVDTLGKEGKLTEAEEIFDVMIQRGIKPDVVTYNSLIDGYCLQNKMDEATKAFNMMV, via the coding sequence ATGGGTACGATTTCCAAGTCTACAAACtctcttgctttcttcttcaatcattATTCTCATCTTAGGGTTTCTTCCAatgctcaaattttttattattattgtcgtTGTTTTAGTGCTACTTCTGCTAAAAATCCCAATAGTGGTAGACGTAATGTGGAAAGCCCCAATCAGTTCTTGAAATCTGTCAGAGATCGATGCAGATCTCGCAGCTTTAGGAATCTTGATGATGCCTTAGGCGTGTTTGATAGAATGCTTCACATGCACCCTTTGCCTTCCCTCATGGATTTTAATCAATTGCTGAGTGCAATCGCAAGAATGAAGCATCACTCAACTGTTATTACTTTGATTAAAGAAATGGAACTGTCAGGAATTGCTCCCGATGATTATATTCTGActgttttgattaattgcttCTGCCATTTGAACCGGATGGATTTCGGCTTCTCTATTTTAGCAAGAATTTTGAAGCTTGGTTTACAACCAAACTGTATAATTCTTACTACTCTTGTCAAGGGGTTTTGTATTCAGGGTAAAATTACTGAAGCTGTTAAGTTGgtcaacaaaatggagaagataGGCTACAAACCTGATATAGTTACCTATGGAACCATAGTGAATTGTTTGTGTAAAATAGGTAAGACCGGTGAAGCTATTGGGTTGCTTcggaaaatggaagaaagaaatcTTGAACTTAATGTAGTGTTGTATAGCACAATCATTGATAGTTTATGTAAGGACAGATTGGTAACTGAAGCTTTGATTATTTTCTCTGAAATGACAAATAGAGGAATTCAGCCCGACGTTCTCACTTACACTTCTTTAATTCAAGGCCTATGCAATTTCGGTCGGTGGAAGGAGGCAACTAAACTATGGAATGAGATGGGGGAAAGGAAAATCATGCCTGATTTGCATACATTCAGCATATTGGTGGACACACTTGGCAAAGAAGGGAAGTTGACAGAGGctgaagaaatttttgatgtgaTGATTCAGAGAGGCATAAAGCCTGATGTAGTCACGTACAATTCTTTGATTGATGGTTATTgtttgcaaaataaaatggATGAAGCTACCAAAGCATTTAATATGATGGTTTGA
- the LOC132189541 gene encoding putative pentatricopeptide repeat-containing protein At1g12700, mitochondrial — MSNTGIFPDVATYNTLIGGSCRVGRPKIALELLHEMQGCGQPPDLQTCAILFDGLCKNLHFTEAMTLFQEMEDKKLHLDIVIYNILIHGMCNAGKLTTASELFNALPTKGFQPNVFTYTIMIKGLCKEGLLNEARELFEKMEENGCSPDHFTYNTIIQGFLQHNETSWAVKYLKIMVDKGFSANATTATILIDLMFTNRADKTLQDLFLCCDFDEKLPPFPSDEPGSICLIGELLKQKMVPEKIVHHIVQELLEQDAKTCLAEENVDTRLIGFGGPSPLHQSPDLLLLLPQEMAATAKSLTFFFNHLLLDPHYCRVRVSFHPLNFHYYCRCFSSTSAKTTNSGRGNVESPSQFLKTVRDRCRSRRFRNLDDALALFDRMLHMHPLPSIVDFNQLLGAIARMKHHSTVITLIKEMELSGIAPNVYVLSVLINCFCHLNRVDFGFSILARILKLGFQPDCIILNTLVKGLCLESKIVESVKLVNKMENIGYKPNTVTYGTVMNCLCKIGKTNEAVGLLRKMEERNLDLDVVLYSTIIDSLCKDRLVTEALTLFSEMTNRGIQPDVVTYNSLIQGLCNFGRWEEVTKQLNEMVERKIMPNVRTFNILVDTYGKEGMLIEAEKVFDVMSQRGIEPNEVTYNSLIDGYCLQNKMDEAVKAFNTMVRRGCSPSVVSYSILINGFCKNKKIDEAISLLREMSNTGIFPDVATYNTLIGGFCRVGRPKIALELLHEMQGCGQSPNLRTCAILLDGLCKNLHFIEAMALFKEMEDKRIELDIVIYSILIDGMCNAGKLTTASELFIALPTKGLQPNVWTYNIMIKGLCKEGLLNEARELFEKMEQDGCSPDHFTYNTIIKGFLQHNETAWAVKYLKMMVDKGFSANATTATILIDLMFTNQADKTLQDFFQIFV; from the exons ATGTCTAACACCGGAATTTTTCCCGATGTTGCCACTTACAACACCCTAATTGGAGGGTCTTGCCGAGTTGGAAGACCTAAAATTGCATTAGAGCTACTCCACGAGATGCAAGGTTGTGGCCAACCTCCAGATCTCCAAACTTGTGCTATTTTGTTTGATGGCCTGTGTAAGAATTTACACTTTACTGAGGCAATGACATTGTTTCAAGAGATGGAAGACAAAAAATTACACCTTGATATTGTGATTTACAACATCTTGATTCATGGTATGTGTAATGCTGGGAAACTTACAACTGCAAGTGAATTATTTAATGCTCTTCCTACCAAAGGTTTTCAACCAAATGTTTTCACATACACTATAATGATCAAAGGGCTTTGCAAAGAGGGACTACTAAATGAAGCGAGGgaattatttgagaaaatggaagagaacgGCTGTTCACCTGACCATTTCACTTATAACACAATCATTCAAGGCTTCTTGCAACATAATGAGACATCATGGGCAGTGAAGTATCTCAAGATAATGGTTGACAAGGGTTTCTCAGCAAATGCAACCACTGCAACCATTTTGATCGACTTGATGTTTACTAATCGAGCAGATAAAACATTACAAGATCTTT TTTTATGCTGTGACTTTGATGAGAAGCTTCCTCCATTCCCATCAGATGAACCTG GAAGCATATGCCTTATTGGGGAGCTTTTGAAGCAGAAGATGGTGCCTGAAAAGATTGTCCACCATATTGTTCAG GAGCTTTTGGAACAAGATGCTAAAACATGCCTAGCAGAGGAGAATGTTGATACGAGGCTCATAGGTTTTGGGG GACCGTCCCCACTGCATCAATCACCAgatctgcttcttcttcttcctcaggAAATGGCTGCGACTGCTAAGtctcttactttctttttcaatcATTTGCTTCTCGATCCTCATTATTGTCGTGTAAGGGTTTCTTTCCATCCTCTAAATTTTCATTATTACTGTCGTTGTTTTAGTTCAACTTCTGCTAAAACTACAAATAGTGGTAGAGGTAATGTTGAAAGCCCCAGTCAGTTCTTGAAAACTGTCAGAGATCGATGCAGATCTCGCCGCTTTAGGAATCTTGATGATGCCTTAGCCCTGTTTGATAGAATGCTTCACATGCACCCTTTGCCTTCCATTGTCGATTTTAATCAATTGCTGGGTGCAATCGCAAGAATGAAGCATCACTCAActgttattactcttattaaagAAATGGAACTGTCAGGAATTGCTCCCAATGTTTATGTTCTGAgtgttttgattaattgcttCTGCCATTTGAACCGGGTGGATTTCGGCTTCTCTATTTTAGCAAGAATTTTGAAGCTTGGTTTTCAACCAGACTGTATAATTCTAAACACTCTTGTCAAGGGGCTTTGTCTTGAGAGTAAAATTGTTGAATCTGTGAAGTTGGTTAACAAAATGGAGAATATAGGCTATAAACCAAATACAGTTACCTACGGAACGGTAATGAATTGTTTGTGTAAAATAGGTAAGACAAATGAAGCTGTTGGGTTGCTTcggaaaatggaagaaagaaatcTTGATCTTGATGTAGTGCTGTATAGCACAATCATTGATAGTTTATGTAAGGACAGATTGGTAACTGAGGCTTTGACTCTTTTCTCTGAAATGACAAATAGAGGAATTCAGCCAGACGTTGTCACTTACAATTCTTTAATTCAAGGCCTATGCAATTTCGGTCGGTGGGAGGAGGTAACTAAACAATTGAATGAGATGGTGGAAAGGAAAATCATGCCAAATGTGAGGACATTCAACATATTGGTGGACACATATGGCAAAGAGGGGATGTTGATAGAGGCTGAAAAAGTTTTTGATGTGATGAGTCAGAGAGGCATAGAGCCTAATGAGGTCACCTACAATTCTTTGATTGACGGTTATTgtttgcaaaataaaatggATGAAGCTGTCAAAGCATTTAATACGATGGTTCGAAGGGGTTGTTCGCCTTCTGTTGTTAGCTATAGCATATTGATCAATGGATTTtgtaagaacaaaaaaattgacgAGGCAATAAGTCTACTTCGTGAAATGTCTAACACCGGAATTTTTCCCGATGTTGCCACTTACAACACTCTAATTGGAGGGTTTTGCCGAGTTGGAAGACCTAAAATTGCATTAGAGCTACTCCACGAGATGCAAGGTTGTGGCCAATCTCCAAATCTCCGAACTTGTGCTATTTTGTTAGATGGCCTGTGTAAGAATCTACACTTTATTGAGGCAATGGCATTGTTTAAAGAGATGGAAGACAAAAGGATAGAACTTGATATTGTGATTTACAGCATcttgattgatggtatgtgtaatGCTGGGAAACTTACAACTGCAAGTGAGTTATTTATTGCTCTTCCTACCAAAGGTTTGCAACCTAATGTTTGGACTTACAATATAATGATCAAAGGTCTTTGCAAAGAGGGACTACTAAATGAAGCGAGGgaattatttgagaaaatggaacAAGACGGTTGTTCACCTGACCATTTCACGTATAACACAATCATCAAAGGCTTCTTGCAACATAATGAGACAGCATGGGCAGTGAAATATCTCAAGATGATGGTTGACAAGGGTTTCTCGGCAAATGCAACCACTGCAACCATTTTGATCGACTTGATGTTTACTAATCAAGCAGATAAAACATTACaagatttttttcaaatattcgTGTGA
- the LOC132189306 gene encoding putative pentatricopeptide repeat-containing protein At1g12700, mitochondrial, whose translation MGTISKSTNSLAFFFNHYSHLRVSSNAQFFYYYCRCFSATSAKTPNSGRRNVESPNQFLKSVRDRCRSRSFRNLDDALGVFDRMLRMHPLPSLMDFNQLLGAIARMKHHSTVITLIKEMELSGIAPNDYILTVLINCFCHLNRMDFGFSILARILKLGFQPDCIILTTLVKGFCIQGKITEAVKLVNKMEKIGYKPDIVTYGTIVNCLCKIGKTGEAIGLLRKMEERNLELNLVLYSTIIDSLCKDRLVTEALTLFSEMTNRGIQPDVFTYNSLIQGLCNFGRWKDVTKQLNEMVERKIMQDVRTFSILVDALGKEGMLTEAEEVFDVMIQRGLEPNVVTYNSLIDGYCLQNRMHEAIKVFNMMVQKGCSPCVVSYSILINGYCKNRKIDKAMSLFREMCTKGIFPSVATYSTLIGGFCRVGRPKIALELLHKMQACGQPPNLQTCAILLDGLCKNLHFIEAMALFKEMEDKRLDLNIVIYNILIDGMCNAGKLTTASELFNALPTKGLQPNVWTYTIMMNGLCKEGLLNEARDLFEKMEENGCSPNHFTYNTIIQGFLQHNETSWAVKYLHMMLGKGFSANATTVTILIDLMSTNRADKTLQDFFQISM comes from the coding sequence ATGGGTACGATTTCCAAGTCTACAAACtctcttgctttcttcttcaatcattATTCTCATCTTAGGGTTTCTTCCAatgctcaatttttttattattattgtcgtTGTTTTAGTGCTACTTCTGCTAAAACTCCCAATAGTGGTAGACGTAATGTGGAAAGCCCCAATCAGTTCTTGAAATCTGTCAGAGATCGATGCAGATCTCGCAGCTTTAGGAATCTTGATGATGCCTTAGGCGTGTTTGATAGAATGCTTCGCATGCACCCTTTGCCTTCCCTCATGGACTTTAATCAATTGCTGGGTGCAATCGCAAGAATGAAGCATCACTCAACTGTTATTACTTTGATTAAAGAAATGGAACTGTCAGGAATTGCTCCCAATGATTATATTCTGActgttttgattaattgcttCTGCCATTTGAACCGGATGGATTTCGGCTTCTCTATTTTAGCAAGAATTTTGAAGCTTGGTTTTCAACCAGACTGTATAATTCTTACTACTCTTGTCAAGGGGTTTTGTATTCAGGGTAAAATTACTGAAGCTGTTAAGTTGgtcaacaaaatggagaagataGGCTACAAACCTGATATAGTTACCTATGGAACCATAGTGAATTGTTTGTGTAAAATAGGTAAGACCGGTGAAGCTATTGGGTTGCTTcggaaaatggaagaaagaaatcTTGAACTTAATTTAGTGTTGTATAGCACAATCATTGATAGTTTATGTAAGGACAGATTGGTAACTGAGGCTTTGACTCTTTTCTCTGAGATGACAAATAGAGGAATTCAGCCAGACGTTTTTACTTACAATTCTTTAATTCAAGGCCTATGCAATTTCGGTCGGTGGAAGGATGTAACTAAACAATTGAATGAGATGGTGGAAAGGAAAATCATGCAAGATGTGAGGACATTCAGCATATTGGTGGACGCACTTGGCAAAGAGGGGATGTTGACTGAGGCTGAAGAAGTTTTTGATGTAATGATTCAGAGAGGCTTAGAGCCTAATGTAGTCACGTACAATTCTTTGATTGACGGTTACTGTTTGCAAAATAGAATGCATGAAGCTATCAAAGTATTTAATATGATGGTTCAGAAGGGTTGTTCACCTTGTGTTGTTAGCTATAGCATATTGATCAATGGATATTGTAAGAACAGAAAAATTGATAAGGCAATGAGTCTATTTCGTGAAATGTGCACAAAGGGGATTTTTCCTAGTGTTGCCACTTACAGCACACTTATCGGAGGGTTTTGCCGAGTTGGGAGACCTAAAATTGCATTAGAGCTACTCCACAAGATGCAAGCTTGTGGCCAACCTCCAAATCTCCAaacttgtgctattttattAGATGGCCTGTGTAAGAATCTACACTTTATTGAGGCAATGGCATTGTTTAAAGAGATGGAAGACAAAAGGTTAGACCTTAATATTGTGATTTACAACATcttgattgatggtatgtgtaatGCTGGGAAACTTACGACTGCAAGTGAATTATTTAATGCTCTTCCTACCAAAGGTTTGCAACCTAATGTTTGGACTTACACTATAATGATGAACGGGCTTTGCAAAGAGGGACTACTAAATGAAGCGAGagatttatttgagaaaatggaagagaacgGCTGTTCACCTAACCATTTCACTTATAACACAATCATTCAAGGCTTCTTGCAACATAATGAGACATCATGGGCAGTGAAATATCTCCATATGATGCTTGGTAAGGGTTTCTCGGCAAATGCAACCACTGTAACCATTTTGATCGACTTGATGTCTACTAATCGAGCAGATAAAACATTACaagatttttttcaaatatccaTGTGA
- the LOC132189023 gene encoding putative pentatricopeptide repeat-containing protein At1g12700, mitochondrial, with the protein MGTIAKSTNSLAFFFNHYSHLRVSSNAQFFYYYCRCFSATSAKTTNSGRDIVESPNQFLKSVRDRCRSRSFRNLDEALGLFDRMLHMHPLPSIVDFTQLLGAIARMKHHSTVITLIKEMELSGIAPDACTLGVLTNCFCHLNRVDFGFSILARILKLGFQPDSIILTTLVKGLCLQGKIVEAMKFVKVMENNGYKPNTITYGTLMNCLCKIGKIGEAIGLLRKMEERNLEIDVVLYNTIIDSLCKDKLVTEALAFFFEMTNRGINPDVFTYNSLIQGLCNFGQWNEATKLWNEMVERKIMPDLHTFSILVDTLGKEGRLTEAKEVFDAMIKRGIKPNVVTYNSLIDGYCLQNKMDEAIKTFNTMVRKGCSPCVVSYNILINGYCKNGKIDEAMSLFREMSNTGIFPNVATYNTLIGGFCRVGRPKIALELLHEMQGCGQPPDIQTCAILLDGLCKNLHFTEAMALFKEMEDKRLDLNIVIYSILIDGMCNAGKLTTASELFNALPTKGFQPNVCTYTIMIKGLCKEGLLNEAMDLFEKMEENGCSPNHFTYNTIIQGFLQHYETSWAVKYLQMMLGKGFSANATTATILIDLMSTNRADKTLQDFFQISV; encoded by the coding sequence ATGGGTACGATTGCTAAGTCTACAAACtctcttgctttcttcttcaatcattATTCTCATCTTAGGGTTTCTTCCAatgctcaatttttttattattattgtcgtTGTTTTAGTGCTACTTCTGCCAAAACTACCAATAGTGGTAGAGATATTGTGGAAAGCCCCAATCAGTTCTTGAAATCTGTAAGAGATCGATGCAGATCTCGAAGCTTTAGGAATCTTGACGAGGCCTTAGGCCTGTTTGATAGAATGCTTCACATGCACCCTTTGCCTTCCATTGTGGATTTTACTCAATTGCTGGGTGCAATTGCAAGAATGAAGCATCACTCAACTGTTATTACTCTAATTAAAGAAATGGAACTGTCAGGAATTGCTCCCGATGCTTGTACTCTAGGGGTTCTGACTAATTGTTTCTGCCATTTGAACCGAGTGGATTTCGGCTTCTCTATCTTAGCAAGAATTTTGAAACTTGGTTTTCAACCAGACTCTATAATTCTAACAACTCTTGTCAAGGGGCTCTGTCTTCAGGGTAAAATTGTTGAAGCTATGAAGTTTGTTAAGGTAATGGAGAACAATGGCTATAAACCTAATACAATTACCTATGGAACATTAATGAATTGTTTGTGTAAAATAGGTAAGATCGGTGAAGCTATTGGGTTGCTTcggaaaatggaagaaagaaatcTTGAAATTGATGTAGTGCTTTATAATACAATCATTGATAGCTTATGTAAGGACAAATTGGTAACTGAGGCTttggcttttttctttgaaatgacAAATAGAGGAATTAATCCAGACGTTTTCACTTACAATTCTTTAATTCAAGGCCTATGCAATTTTGGTCAATGGAATGAGGCAACTAAACTATGGAATGAGATGGTTGAAAGGAAAATCATGCCCGATTTGCATACATTCAGCATATTGGTGGACACACTTGGCAAAGAAGGGAGGTTGACAGAGGCTAAAGAAGTTTTTGATGCGATGATTAAGAGAGGCATAAAGCCAAATGTAGTCACTTACAATTCTTTGATTGACGGTTATTGTCTGCAAAATAAAATGGATGAAGCTATCAAAACATTTAATACGATGGTTCGAAAGGGTTGTTCGCCTTGTGTTGTTAGCTATAACATATTGATCAATGGATATTGTAAGAACGGAAAAATTGATGAGGCAATGAGTCTATTTCGTGAAATGTCTAACACCGGAATTTTTCCCAATGTTGCCACTTACAACACTCTAATTGGAGGGTTTTGCCGAGTTGGAAGACCTAAAATTGCATTAGAGCTACTCCACGAGATGCAAGGTTGTGGCCAACCTCCAGATATCCAAACTTGTGCTATTTTGTTAGATGGCCTATGTAAGAATCTACACTTTACGGAGGCAATGGCATTGTTTAAGGAGATGGAAGACAAAAGGTTAGACCTTAATATTGTGATTTACAGCATcttgattgatggtatgtgtaatGCTGGGAAACTTACGACTGCAAGTGAATTATTTAATGCTCTTCCTACCAAAGGTTTTCAACCTAATGTTTGCACTTACACTATAATGATCAAAGGGCTTTGCAAAGAGGGACTGCTAAATGAAGCGATggatttatttgagaaaatggaagagaacgGCTGTTCACCTAACCATTTCACTTATAACACTATCATTCAAGGCTTCTTGCAACATTATGAGACATCATGGGCAGTGAAATATCTCCAGATGATGCTTGGCAAGGGTTTCTCGGCAAATGCAACCACTGCAACAATTTTAATCGACTTGATGTCTACTAATCGAGCAGATAAAACATTGCaagatttttttcaaatatctgtGTGA